The following are from one region of the Dermacentor albipictus isolate Rhodes 1998 colony chromosome 5, USDA_Dalb.pri_finalv2, whole genome shotgun sequence genome:
- the LOC135908379 gene encoding transmembrane protein 242 has product MNQNSEAVERTDDCNNVGGKKYAEAAFLFGVAGAAAIFGFGMTLAQAKKRDPETFAEGLTASQKLHESGSKLALRALGRGTLYSVTGFSLFCFLAWKAIGVSNLEEFKLKVGSILPRIPKNEPQGRTEFSSLRDLLNYIIEESDKKK; this is encoded by the exons ATGAATCAAAATTCAGAAGCTGTTGAAAGAACTGATGACTGCAATAATGTCGGAGGGAAGAAATATGCAG AAGCTGCGTTTCTGTTTGGGGTCGCTGGAGCTGCGGCAATCTTCGGCTTCGGTATGACGTTGGCGCAGGCAAAGAAACGCGACCCCGAAACTTTTGCCGAG GGCTTGACTGCTTCGCAGAAGCTCCACGAAAGCGGGTCAAAGCTTGCGTTGCGAGCCCTTGGAAGGGGAACGCTTTATTCTGTGACAGGGTTCTCTCTATTCTGCTTCCTCGCGTGGAAGGCGATAGGAGTTTCAAAT CTAGAAGAATTCAAACTGAAGGTTGGCTCAATTCTCCCGCGGATACCAAAAAATGAGCCACAAGGACGGACAGAATTTTCTTCATTACGAGACCTTTTAAACTACATAATTGAAGAAAGCGATAAAAAGAAATGA
- the LOC135908377 gene encoding palmitoyltransferase ZDHHC18-like — translation MVGETAYSKVSTALPSGVPAFVDGRRKGNMPQVVKKWQVFPGRNKFYCDGRLMMARQTGVFYVTVVLIVGTCTLFFVCDCPYLTREISPAIPAVAAVLFLFVMSALFRTSFSDPGVIPRASAEEAADIEKQIEVPNGSSSPTFRPPPRTKEVVVSGQTVKLKYCFTCKIFRPPRASHCSLCDNCVERFDHHCPWVGNCVGKRNYRYFYIFIISLAFLCVFVFSCVITHIVYVAREHESYLEAVKESPASVVEGVVCFFSVWSIMGLAGFHTYLTTSNQTTNEDIKGSFSSRRGQDVYNPYSKGSFISNCISVLCSPAPPSLIDRRGVVIADSGPVLRESYGSVKAFHLSRNGLQLNANTASGAVGPTPMIDMKTSHVPYTGPPLHTGRATLPQAANGSYPRDVLYQNSGSHGRGHIPVAVVPPQSRHPSEPSSITKGLLPDSIDHEFGVDAGSQLSLLKQSSV, via the exons ATGGTAGGAGAGACCGCTTACTCCAAAGTTTCTACCGCACTGCCGTCCGGCGTACCCGCCTTCGTGGACGGCCGCCGCAAAGGTAACATGCCTCAAGTCGTCAAGAAATGGCAAGTCTTCCCAGGAAGAAACAAGTTCTACTGCGATGGCAGGCTCATGATGGCGCGACAGACGGGTGTGTTCTACGTCACCGTCGTGCTGATCGTCGGAACGTGCACTCTATTTTTTGTGTGCGA TTGCCCTTACCTGACTCGTGAGATCAGCCCAGCAATCCCAGCAGTGGCAGCAGTCTTGTTCCTCTTTGTGATGTCTGCGCTGTTTAGGACTAGCTTCAGTGACCCTGGAGTCATTCCTAGGGCCAGTGCTGAAGAAGCGGCAGACATAGAAAAACAAATAG AGGTGCCAAATGGGTCAAGTTCCCCGACGTTCCGGCCGCCTCCCCGTACCAAAGAAGTGGTCGTGAGCGGCCAGACAGTGAAGCTCAAATATTGCTTTACGTGCAAGATATTTCGGCCTCCGAGGGCTTCGCATTGCAGTCTCTGTGACAATTGTGTTG agaggtttgaccatcactgcccttggGTGGGCAACTGTGTAGGAAAAAGAAACTATCGGTACTTTTACATATTCATCATTTCACTAGCTTTCCTGTGTGTCTTCGTATTTTCCTGTGTCATCACGCACATTGTTTATG TTGCCCGTGAACATGAGTCGTACCTAGAGGCTGTGAAGGAATCCCCTGCGAG TGTGGTTGAAGGAGTGGTATGCTTCTTCTCTGTATGGTCCATCATGGGCCTGGCGGGTTTCCACACCTACCTCACTACTTCCAACCAGACTACCAACGAAGAT ATCAAAGGCTCTTTCTCATCAAGAAGAGGGCAAGATGTGTACAATCCATACAGCAAGGGCTCTTTCATAAGCAACTGCATATCGGTGCTGTGCAGCCCTGCACCGCCAAG CCTGATTGATCGGCGAGGTGTGGTGATCGCGGATAGCGGGCCGGTGTTGAGGGAGAGCTACGGCAGTGTTAAAGCATTTCATCTATCACGG aatgGTCTTCAGCTCAATGCTAACACTGCGAGTGGGGCTGTTGGCCCGACTCCCATGATTGACATGAAGACCAGCCATGTGCCATACACTGGGCCTCCCCTGCACACGGGGCGAGCCACACTACCCCAAGCAGCCAATGGCTCCTACCCGCGGGACGTACTCTATCAAAACTCTGGCAGCCACG GGAGGGGCCACATACCCGTGGCCGTAGTGCCTCCGCAGTCGCGCCACCCATCCGAGCCAAGTTCGATCACCAAGGGTCTACTCCCAGACAGCATCGACCACGAGTTTGGGGTAGACGCTGGTAGTCAGCTCTCGCTCCTCAAGCAAAGTTCGGTGTGA
- the LOC135908375 gene encoding uncharacterized protein produces MKRSVVFYSFAIFLFLCKQDALAQYILPMGTAPYGLAVSNAYMQRGRAIGAAQSALFGAGMGPARTGAMTPRLYRPYDLYPGGPYAGPSAVQPIVAAQPTYLATQPVPVQPQPHELQPAPQAQVYVLQRAPVPQALMYPKPLMVPQQLYPAQPGPAAFQPYAHQALLVPPPQPYNFQPIATIQPQPYTVQQQSELQPQPNPVLAPPEFQPESSLDQRSAAAQPSQPQTYAAQPRQLLLYSIDPATSFRNEPDRDSAHVERDPASVDNVHAQAVTRTNSLPFSLVQQAFPGGPVLFPVHNRSLPGLALAQRHLNQAKAWVSSIPSINVKPQQSSAVARFLPWLSTKVPWLHREASSKLKESEETVLKNSRNPKERIEQQQQRLRLWQERQRRQLSMQRLQHQQLLKQNNEKRRKLQEQRRQRERQQRLLAQRTREQRLWQQRAHQGAVAQNKQFRQGQLLLHEQRRRQHSEPWTRHMAPGSVFTSPRQMHVTSVKQAQGSASKRQTSALVHPHARHGGNISIVRGPSPGVTVNKTATGSSINVQVQPGIRGASNKHIVVKNPWTGVTINKTVTAQGTSVQVKRDPRVSVKSQILVKNPWTGVTVNKTVSVGNVNVEIQSKKQGSPMSRTFVQNPWTGVTVNKTISGSGASVSVKRGQQKVPGSQIVVQNPWTGVIVNKTISANGVNVQVQRESHGIPSSQVMVQNPWIGVTVNKSVTAQATNDQIEHEALASPVHQVLVHNPWTGVTVNKTVTKGDVKVEIHQNEQGTLKKQISIKNPWAEVTVNKTIAGGDIAVTVQRDQQEVPSNQILVQNPWTGVTVNKTINAKGVNVQVQSGNHGIASSQVVVRNPWAGVTINKTVTAQGTNLQIERDSGVLPSRQILVQNPWTGVTVNKTVTGSGVSVSVQRDQQEVPSSQILIQNPWTGMTINKTINATGVNVQVQSGNHGIASSQVVVQNPWAGVTINKTVTAQGTNLQIERDSGVLPSRQILVQNPWTGVTVNKTVTGSGVSVSVQRDQQEIPSSQILVQNPWTGVTVNKTINAKDVKVQVHRGSHGTASNQVVVQNPLTGVTINKTFTAQGTNFQTERDSQVSPSHQILVQNPLTVVKINKSFTGSDVNVEIQHNERGTSEEQILVKNPWTEVTVNETIIDSGIRASVPQSAQEVPSSKIAIHYPWIGVNISKSITGPNVNVSVKHSSQMQDRESQDTVLIRRTDPVANVSVDVELAAQGYVSKKVVVQNPFTGVTVNKSTSDHAVNISVYHDPVKLSSGHVVVDNSQTGFGVSNSITAGNVNVEAQNSMEEDRSGKITVQNSLAGVTVNKSLSGSSVNISIQRGLSGRLSKRIEIYNPWTGTTVNKTISEDGVNVSVQNGLLGAPNSQLIVENPWAGVRINKTITTNNINFEVQRSVDGAYNSHIVATNPFTAVTVNKTISGSGTKVSVKQGAGDVLNKHIVVQNPWTGVTVNKTISGNGVNIQVESGVQTASRPEVVQGAETGATINQTLSANNLNNVAQRTGGEVISKTEIELPRAGFSVNKTISTSGLNVEIHRGLQSVPASRIVVQNPWVGVEVNRTITGSGVNMEVHRSTQLDTSRLVAAQDHSTGATVDTSNDVSQQVISGMQQQPNVQILVENPWTGMKVNKTITRTHSNVAAELGVQKDSTFQSSNVQNQIVIRNPFTKVTVNKTTLGRTVDVQVNRNNQQPFKKQVTITYNPLTGTTVNKTITSSNVNVTVQHGSHRVVTPNIVATAGHPIIHIKPVVRRLNQHHEKKVVDPQAANYLLPQRQFFPFFQARRNLNFQMPPYAHPYIPFMRGNHFTKRRPFWHGFRLVRPPSYRQPQVIPNISIDTQGSGSVVSHTEIYQNGRPLVKNRISANQDFTVITRVHRFAADVLSINYTFNSQEAEASRSDVKNNVVKSEFHGFMTTRQWFKPKINVDTGGDDVSVNTQIYQYGRQVANSVVDNRAGFVLITAVHKLQSKPLSVKYTFLPLGTR; encoded by the coding sequence ATGGGGACAGCACCCTATGGCTTGGCGGTCAGCAACGCGTACATGCAGAGGGGACGCGCCATTGGAGCGGCACAGAGTGCTCTGTTCGGTGCGGGCATGGGACCAGCTCGCACTGGCGCCATGACGCCACGGCTTTACCGACCCTATGATCTATACCCAGGTGGTCCTTATGCTGGTCCCTCTGCTGTGCAGCCGATAGTGGCGGCACAACCCACCTACCTTGCTACTCAACCGGTACCCGTGCAGCCCCAACCACACGAGCTTCAGCCGGCGCCACAAGCTCAAGTATACGTTCTGCAAAGAGCACCGGTGCCCCAGGCACTAATGTACCCTAAGCCGTTAATGGTACCTCAGCAACTGTACCCGGCTCAGCCTGGTCCAGCGGCATTTCAGCCGTATGCGCACCAGGCCCTGTTAGTACCGCCACCACAACCGTATAATTTCCAACCTATAGCAACTATTCAGCCGCAGCCGTACACAGTTCAGCAGCAATCGGAGCTACAACCACAGCCCAACCCTGTTCTCGCACCACCGGAATTCCAGCCAGAGTCTTCCCTTGACCAGAGGTCTGCAGCCGCCCAGCCATCCCAGCCGCAAACGTACGCGGCTCAGCCACGACAACTGCTTTTGTACAGCATCGACCCAGCTACTTCTTTTCGGAATGAACCGGATCGCGATTCTGCCCACGTCGAACGTGATCCTGCGAGCGTAGATAACGTGCACGCGCAAGCTGTGACACGCACGAACTCCTTGCCATTCAGCTTGGTGCAACAAGCTTTTCCTGGAGGCCCGGTGCTGTTCCCTGTTCACAACAGAAGCCTACCCGGTTTGGCCCTAGCGCAGCGACACCTCAACCAAGCCAAGGCGTGGGTTTCGTCAATACCATCAATTAACGTAAAACCACAGCAGTCTAGCGCCGTAGCTCGGTTTTTACCGTGGCTTTCAACGAAGGTGCCATGGCTGCACCGCGAAGCTTCATCGAAATTGAAAGAAAGCGAAGAAACAGTACTAAAAAATTCCAGGAACCCAAAGGAAAGAATTGAACAGCAACAACAAAGGTTACGGCTCTGGCAAGAAAGGCAGCGGCGACAGTTGTCAATGCAGCGTCTGCAGCATCAGCAGTTACTTAAGCAAAATAATGAAAAGCGGAGGAAGCTTCAGGAGCAAAGGCGACAGCGAGAGAGGCAACAGCGGTTGTTGGCACAAAGAACACGTGAACAACGCCTGTGGCAACAACGAGCTCATCAAGGGGCAGTGGCGCAGAACAAGCAATTCAGGCAAGGTCAATTACTTTTGCACGAGCAACGCCGACGGCAGCATAGTGAACCATGGACAAGACATATGGCTCCAGGATCCGTATTCACGTCACCGAGGCAAATGCACGTGACATCTGTAAAACAAGCTCAAGGATCAGCTTCAAAAAGGCAAACCAGCGCTTTGGTTCACCCACACGCAAGACATGGCGGAAATATCAGCATCGTTCGAGGACCTTCACCTGGAGTAACAGTCAATAAGACAGCCACTGGAAGCAGTATTAACGTACAGGTCCAACCAGGGATCCGTGGAGCTTCTAACAAGCATATTGTTGTGAAGAATCCTTGGACAGGAGTGACAATCAACAAAACAGTCACCGCGCAAGGCACTTCCGTCCAAGTAAAGCGAGACCCTCGAGTATCTGTAAAAAGTCAAATACTGGTCAAGAACCCATGGACAGGAGTTACTGTCAACAAAACAGTCTCTGTGGGTAACGTAAATGTGGAGATACAGAGCAAGAAGCAAGGATCTCCGATGTCGCGGACATTTGTACAAAACCCTTGGACAGGAGTGACCGTCAATAAGACTATAAGTGGAAGCGGTGCCAGCGTCTCAGTAAAGCGGGGTCAACAAAAAGTTCCTGGCAGCCAAATAGTTGTTCAGAACCCATGGACTGGTGTGATCGTAAATAAAACAATATCTGCTAACGGCGTCAACGTACAAGTGCAACGTGAAAGCCATGGGATTCCTAGCAGCCAAGTTATGGTGCAGAATCCTTGGATAGGAGTGACTGTCAACAAATCAGTAACCGCGCAAGCTACCAATGACCAAATAGAGCATGAAGCCTTGGCATCTCCAGTCCACCAAGTCCTGGTTCACAACCCGTGGACGGGGGTTACAGTTAACAAAACAGTCACTAAAGGTGATGTGAAAGTTGAAATCCATCAAAACGAGCAGGGAACGTTGAAGAAACAAATATCTATAAAGAACCCTTGGGCAGAAGTGACGGTGAACAAAACTATAGCTGGTGGTGATATCGCCGTCACTGTCCAGCGTGACCAACAAGAAGTTCCTAGCAACCAAATACTCGTACAGAACCCTTGGACTGGAGTGACTGTCAACAAAACAATAAATGCGAAGGGTGTCAACGTGCAAGTACAAAGTGGGAATCATGGCATTGCTAGCAGTCAAGTTGTAGTCCGGAATCCCTGGGCAGGAGTAACAATCAACAAAACAGTTACCGCGCAAGGTACCAACCTCCAAATAGAGCGCGACTCCGGAGTGCTTCCAAGCCGCCAAATCCTGGTTCAAAACCCATGGACGGGCGTTACAGTAAACAAAACTGTAACTGGTAGTGGTGTCAGCGTCTCCGTGCAGCGTGACCAACAAGAAGTTCCTAGCAGTCAAATACTTATTCAGAATCCTTGGACTGGAATGACTATCAACAAAACAATAAATGCGACGGGTGTAAACGTGCAAGTGCAAAGTGGAAATCATGGCATTGCTAGCAGTCAAGTTGTAGTTCAGAATCCCTGGGCAGGAGTGACAATCAACAAAACAGTTACCGCGCAAGGTACCAACCTCCAAATAGAGCGCGACTCTGGAGTGCTTCCAAGCCGCCAAATCCTGGTTCAAAACCCATGGACGGGCGTTACAGTGAACAAAACTGTAACTGGTAGTGGTGTCAGCGTTTCCGTGCAGCGTGACCAACAAGAAATTCCTAGCAGTCAAATACTTGTTCAGAACCCTTGGACAGGAGTGACCGTCAATAAAACAATAAATGCGAAGGACGTCAAAGTGCAAGTGCACCGTGGAAGTCACGGAACTGCTAGCAATCAAGTTGTAGTGCAGAATCCCTTGACAGGAGTGACGataaacaaaacatttactgCACAAGGCACCAACTTCCAAACAGAGCGTGACTCCCAAGTGTCTCCAAGCCACCAAATCCTCGTTCAAAACCCACTGACTGTAGTCAAAATCAACAAATCGTTCACTGGAAGCGACGTGAATGTCGAAATCCAGCACAATGAGCGAGGAACTTCCGAGGAGCAAATATTGGTAAAGAACCCTTGGACAGAAGTGACGGTCAACGAAACCATAATTGACAGTGGTATCAGAGCTTCAGTGCCGCAGAGCGCACAGGAAGTTCCTAGCAGCAAAATAGCCATTCACTACCCATGGATAGGAGTAAATATCAGCAAATCAATCACAGGACCAAACGTCAATGTATCTGTCAAGCACAGCAGTCAAATGCAAGACCGAGAATCTCAGGATACAGTTTTAATCAGAAGGACAGACCCTGTAGCTAATGTCAGTGTGGACGTCGAGCTCGCTGCACAAGGGTATGTTAGCAAGAAGGTAGTTGTACAAAATCCTTTCACTGGAGTGACAGTTAACAAAAGCACAAGTGATCATGCTGTCAACATCTCAGTCTACCATGACCCTGTAAAGCTTTCCAGTGGCCACGTGGTCGTCGATAACTCGCAGACTGGATTTGGAGTCAGCAATTCAATAACTGCAGGAAATGTAAATGTGGAGGCACAGAATAGCATGGAAGAAGATCGTAGTGGTAAGATAACTGTACAGAACTCCTTGGCAGGAGTGACTGTTAATAAATCCTTAAGTGGTAGCAGCGTCAACATCTCCATCCAACGTGGTCTGTCAGGACGTCTAAGCAAACGGATAGAGATATACAACCCTTGGACAGGAACGACTGTTAACAAAACGATCAGTGAAGACGGCGTAAACGTTTCAGTGCAAAATGGTCTTCTAGGGGCCCCAAATAGTCAACTAATTGTCGAAAACCCCTGGGCGGGAGTGAGGATTAACAAAACCATTACCACAAACAACATTAATTTCGAGGTTCAACGGAGCGTAGATGGAGCCTACAACAGTCATATAGTGGCAACAAATCCTTTCACAGCAGTGACAGTTAACAAAACAATTAGCGGTAGTGGTACGAAAGTCTCAGTCAAGCAAGGCGCAGGGGACGTTCTGAATAAACATATAGTGGTCCAAAATCCGTGGACAGGTGTGACGGTAAACAAAACAATATCTGGAAACGGCGTAAACATCCAGGTAGAAAGCGGTGTGCAAACGGCGTCGAGACCTGAAGTTGTTCAAGGCGCAGAAACAGGAGCGACAATTAATCAAACTCTTAGTGCAAACAACTTGAACAATGTAGCACAACGTACCGGTGGAGAAGTTATTAGTAAAACCGAAATCGAACTACCGCGGGCAGGCTTTTCTGTAAACAAAACCATATCTACAAGCGGTCTAAATGTGGAAATTCATCGTGGTCTTCAAAGTGTTCCAGCCTCTCGAATTGTGGTCCAGAATCCCTGGGTTGGAGTAGAAGTCAACAGAACAATAACCGGGAGCGGTGTAAACATGGAAGTCCACCGCAGCACTCAATTAGATACCAGCAGACTAGTCGCTGCACAGGATCATTCTACGGGTGCAACAGTTGACACCAGCAATGATGTCAGTCAGCAAGTCATTAGTGGCATGCAACAACAGCCCAACGTTCAAATTTTGGTCGAGAATCCCTGGACGGGAATGAAAGTCAACAAAACCATAACTAGAACTCATTCAAACGTTGCAGCCGAACTCGGCGTCCAAAAAGATTCAACTTTCCAGTCGTCAAATGTACAGAACCAAATCGTTATTCGAAacccatttacaaaagtgacagtaAACAAAACGACACTTGGAAGAACCGTAGATGTGCAAGTTAACCGGAATAACCAGCAGCCTTTCAAGAAACAAGTAACTATAACTTACAATCCTCTAACAGGCACGACTGTAAACAAAACAATAACAAGCAGCAATGTCAACGTGACCGTACAGCATGGCAGCCATAGGGTTGTTACGCCAAATATAGTTGCGACTGCGGGTCATCCCATCATCCATATTAAGCCTGTAGTACGCCGTCTGAACCAACATCATGAAAAGAAGGTGGTTGACCCCCAGGCTGCAAACTACCTCTTACCACAGCGACAATTTTTCCCGTTCTTCCAAGCTCGCCGAAACTTGAATTTTCAGATGCCTCCATACGCGCATCCATACATTCCTTTCATGCGAGGAAACCACTTTACGAAGAGAAGACCTTTTTGGCACGGCTTTCGTTTAGTAAGGCCTCCAAGTTACAGGCAACCGCAGGTCATACCTAACATATCCATTGACACTCAGGGAAGTGGCTCTGTTGTCTCGCACACCGAGATTTACCAAAACGGACGACCTCTGGTCAAGAACCGAATAAGCGCAAACCAAGATTTCACGGTCATCACAAGAGTTCATCGATTCGCTGCCGACGTTTTGAGCATCAACTACACTTTCAACTCTCAAGAAGCCGAAGCTAGTCGCAGTGACGTCAAGAACAACGTCGTAAAAAGTGAGTTTCATGGCTTTATGACAACACGACAGTGGTTCAAGCCGAAAATTAACGTGGACACCGGAGGCGATGACGTCAGCGTGAACACGCAGATATACCAGTATGGAAGACAGGTCGCGAATTCAGTTGTTGACAATCGTGCTGGGTTCGTGCTCATCACAGCGGTCCACAAGCTACAAAGTAAACCCTTGAGCGTCAAGTACACGTTTCTTCCGCTCGGAACGCGATAG